tgaatttagatttttaaaaatattcaagtGAAACATTTAGTGAAACCACTTTATCATGTAAAGGTTCACACAGTTTGCTGATGATACTGTAGTGATTAATGAAATGACTAAAACGCAGCGACATGAATCGTCTGgtcaaaacaaagttaaaacaaacatttctttttctgtatcttcagtttaaatacatttaatgaaatattcagtttctATTCAGTAAAGTCTGAAAACTCTCCGTCTGTTTTTAAAGCTTCTCTTCCCTCTGAGCTcccgtgacctctgacctccaccATGACGTCTACGTCCATCACCACGGTCGGTGGAGTGGTGATCGTCACTCAGGTCATTCCTCAGGATGAAACCTCCATCCCGCTCCAGGCTCCGGCCGCCGCCAACCACCCGAGAGGCCCCGCCCACTGCCACAAAGGCCCCGCCCACAGCCTCCATCTTCCCCGCCAAGATGGATGACAAGACCGCCACCTTCCTGAGGGGGCAGCCGCACGAGCTCGGGGTGAGACACTGACGGCGTCCTGGTGGTTCACGTTAACCGGTGGATTTTAGTTTAAATGActcctgtgttttcaggtggTTCAGATCTTCATCGGCGTGCTCTGCATCCTCCTCAGTCTGACCGCCACCTTCTCTCCGATGCTGATCCTCCACGCTGCGTTCTCCCTCGCCGTCGCTGTACGTTAacagattattgattattgagtTCAGTGAGTTCACCTGTTTAAACTCGTGTTTCCTCTGTGCTTCAGTTCCTGGTGTCCGGCTCGGTGACGGTGGCGGCCGGGAGGCGGACCTCAGTCGGACTGGTGAGTTTTTGACCTTTTCCTGCCCTGAGTTGTGTCTGCAGGCGTCCGCAGGTTCATGAACCCTGTGAGGGTCAGACCGGGAcctcagctctctgtgtgttctgTCCCTGCAGGTCTGGGCGTCTCTGGCCTTGAACCTGATCAGCGTCCTGATCAGTCTGGCGGGTGTGGCCTACGTCTGCTGGCTGCTGGCCGGCCCCCCCGCCTCTGATGTTATCTGTGGGGGTCTGGATGGATGCGTCGGCAAATTATGGGTTCTGAATGTAAGTTTATCACTGACTGACCCGGGTCTCAGGTCCAGTACAGTCTCTGATCCTGATCAGGTCTCTGATCCTGATCTTTCAGCTCACCGATACAAAGTCCTGCTTCAgaactgataaataaaatgtaactcaGCTGGAgaacagcgccccctgctgccACCAGATGGAAACA
The window above is part of the Lates calcarifer isolate ASB-BC8 linkage group LG15, TLL_Latcal_v3, whole genome shotgun sequence genome. Proteins encoded here:
- the si:dkey-7j14.6 gene encoding LOW QUALITY PROTEIN: membrane-spanning 4-domains subfamily A member 4A (The sequence of the model RefSeq protein was modified relative to this genomic sequence to represent the inferred CDS: inserted 2 bases in 1 codon); this encodes MTSTSITTVGGVVIVTQVIPQDETSIPLQAPAAAXTTREAPPTATKAPPTASIFPAKMDDKTATFLRGQPHELGVVQIFIGVLCILLSLTATFSPMLILHAAFSLAVAFLVSGSVTVAAGRRTSVGLVWASLALNLISVLISLAGVAYVCWLLAGPPASDVICGGLDGCVGKLWVLNMAMYGLLSLFLILLVLQTCVAVTVCVFSGKTLRRHDLGPPVMVRVDEHDSDVALLDDEGLTPDSP